The segment ATTATCTATAATATTTTTTACAGTATACAGACCCAATCCTCTTTCTGTTCCCTTTGTAGAAAAACCTTCTTTAAATATCTTATGTATTAGTGGTTTATCTCCAAAGAAATTATTTCTTATCACTATCCTTACATAATCATTTTTATTTACAACAACAAGACATAATTTAGGATATTCACATTCCTGTGCGCCTTCAATGGCATTATCCATTAATATTCCTATTATTCTGCACAGGTCCATTATATTCATTGAAATACATTCAATATCTTCTACTATTTCTACACTTATGTCTATATTCATTGAAGCTGCTTTTATAAGTTTAGTTGAAAATATTGCTTTTACTCCTGAAACTTTTATATATTTAAGCTTATCAATATTACTGCTGCTCCAATTTATATTTTTGTCCATATCAATAACATTCTCATAAAAGAACTTACTAAGTCCCTTAACATCAGCATTATCTATATATTCTTTAAGCGGAGACAGCATATTAATATAATCATGTTTAAATCTCTTTGTCTGACTGTACATATTTTCTATAATATGAGCATATTCTTCTATTTCATTTTTTTCTTCAGTTTCCCTTTTTAATTTGACTCTGTATTCAACACTTTTATCATAATAATAAACTATACTGCTTGATAATATAATTGATATAAGGGGTAAAATACTTGGAGTAACATTACCCATTATGAAATCCATTTTTTGTTTATTTATTATAAATTCCACTGTAAATTCATAAATAAATACAATAAACAAAGTTAACACTATATTGATTAATAAAATAAGCCTGTATCGCACTTTTGAGGGAGAACTTTCTTTATTATACTTTTTATTATTTAGGATTTTCTTCATTATGAAGCATAAAATAATTAGAATAGAACCCATTAATACAAACTGAACAATTGTATATTTATAATTCATACTCTTTAGTCCATCTTCTAAGAAAACATATGTAAAAGTATAAATCTGATTTAAAAAATATACGCCATAAATTGTTATCAAAATTTTGATTCTATCTTTATTAATTTCTTTTAGCTGAATAACGGTTATAATAGTAAGTATAGGAAGTATTATCATGTATGAACCAGTATAAAGCACCATTCCTACAGCTAATGATATAAGAAAATATCTTCTAATATCTCTTGATTTTAATTGTTCATTGTATAAAATAAATATTGAAATGCAGCATAATATACTCATTAATATGGATGGTACAATCATAAATTCTAGTAATTTAAAGGTTAAATTTTGAAACATCATAATAAAAGTCCTCTTTTATATCTAAAAGAAACGTAACATTCCTCTCCATTTGTCATAATGATTTTATTTTTCTTTTTATCTATTTCTTCAATTTTATCTTTATTTACAATATAACACTTATGACATCTATAGAAATTAGGAGTAAGTTTTTTCTGAATATCTTTTAAATTGCCATATAATTCAACTTGTCTATTTTCTTCATGTATCCTTATTTTATGTGCTGTCCCTGTGGTTTCTATAAATAAGATATCATTAAATCTAAGGTTTATTATCCTAGTATCTGTATTTATAGAAATATAGTCCTTATTATGTCCTTCTTTGTAATAAGTATTAAAGGCCTTTATAATACAGCTGTTTACTCTAGTTTTAAAATCATCATCATCCTTAATTACATAATCCATAGCTTCTACCTTATATTTAAAGGCTAAATAACTCATTTCTAAATGAGTAGTAGTAAATATTATGTATCCACGTGAATCTATTTCTCTAATCTTTTCCCCAAGTTTTATTCCATTCATTTCATTTTTTAAATCTACATCTAGAAAATAAATTCCCGTTACATTGTTTGCTTTTACATAATCTAGTATTTCTTCAGGATCTTTTGTTGAAATTGTTATTTTTAAATCTAGTTTTTCCCTTAAAATAGTATTCTCAAGAAGCTGCTTTAATTTACCTCTAAAAACAGCATTATCATCACAAATAAATACTTCTAACATTACTCTTCACCACGCTGACACTTTCTTAGTATTATAATCTTTTTCTTATATTTTAATTTCTTATATTTTAATTTCTTCTATTAAAATAAACATAACTGCCTATAACAGTAATAATCATAATTGTAAAAAAGCTGCTCATGCAGACAAATACACCCATCCAGATATCATTCTTTGTTAATGCCCATGCAGCCATAGATAATAATATAATTGTAACACATATCCCTAGTGTAATCGTAAAGGCTCTGCTCTTTGATTTCATATTAATAAGCAATTCTCTCTCATCCTCATTCTTTATATCTTCAATAGTACACTTACGATTCAAACTTCTATATACTTCAGTTATTCCAAACAAAACACAAAATATATTTACTGCGCTGTGTTTTACAATTATTAAAGTAGTTAAACTGTCGAACTTTACAATCATAAACCCAATATTTACAAATGCTAATGCTAAAAATACTATACCGCTTATGAATTTCTTTTTATTATATATTTTCATTTTCCAAATTCTCCTTTTCTAAATTCTCCTGCAGACAATATAAGTCTTCTATTGTTGTATTAAATGCTCTGGCTATCTTGTAGGCAAGCATAATTGAGGGATTATACTGCCCCTTTTCAAGTGAAATAATAGTTCTCGAAGAAACAAACACTAAATCAGCAAGCTGCATCTGGGTCATTTTTTTCTTTGTTCTTAATTCTTTTACTTTATTTTTCAAACATATCACCTGCCTATATTTATATGAAGTAAGCTTCATGTGAAGTTAGCTTCATATTAGCACAATAAAAAAAGATTGTCAAAAATGTGGGGACGGTTAATGAAAATCTCCAAAATCAAATCTGAAAATTTGGGTACGGGTCTGGCGGGGACGGTTAACAACTTTTAAGCGTATTTCAAGAGCAAATTAAAAAAATAGATTTTAGAAACTAAAAAATTAGCATCTCAAACCTATTTTAATTTTAAAAATTATTTTATTATTTTCTAAGATAACCTATTAGACACATATCAGATGAAGCTACAGTTCATATACAAAATTAAATTATTCTAAATCCAATTATTGTAAATCCAACCTATATACATACTCATCATACACAATATCTGTGCCTGTTTTTTTAAAAGTATCTTCTTTTTCAACATAAAAATTTAGTTTTTTCATGACTTTATTAGATGGAACATTCTCTTTTGCTACAGGAGCAGTTATTTTTTTGGCTCCATTTTCATGGCAAAAATCAATTAGCGCCTTAATCATTTCTGTAGCATAGCCTTGACGCCAATATTTTTTATGAATCGCATATCCTAAATCCCAATGAATTTTGTCTTCACTTGGAACTGCACTACATGTTCCAATGTAATCTCCAGTTTCTTTTGAAACTGCAACAAAGTAATAACAACCTTGAAATATTTCAACCTTTTCTTTCCATTTTAAATAAGTGTCCCCTGCTTTTTCTCTTGGTGGATCTGATAGATATTTGCCCATTTCTTTATCAAGCCATATGTCCATGCAAAAATCAGCATCTTCTTTTTTAGTGCTCCTTACAACTAAACGATTTGTTCTTAAAATAAACATATTTATCATACTCGCCCCTTAAATAATAATTTAATATTAATTTTTTACAATTTAATCCAATACCTATTAGTTATACTATTGTCTTCAGAATCAAATGCTTGATTTTCTAGTACTCCACCATTTGCAATAATTGTTTTATATGATCCTATATTGTCTTTATTACAGGTAACAAGAACTTCTGTTATATTCATTTCCTTGCATTTTTCTAAAGCTAATTTTAACATTTGGGTTGCATAACCTTTTTTCTCTCTGACTTTCTAACACTATAACCAATGTGCCCTCCAGTTTTTAATAAATAGTCATTTAACCTATGTCTAATATCAATCATTCCAACTAATCTTTCATTTTCATCTAATGCAAGATAAGTTGTAGCTGGAACTAAGCCTTCTCTGACCGTTTCCTCCTTTAAATTATCACAAAAGGCTTCATACCACTGCTCAAAACTTTCACATTGAGAAAGTCCCGCTGTACCATCCATGCTATCTTTATTCTTTATAAATTCTTCTTTATAATCTAATATGACTTCTTTATACTTTACCTCTGGTAATACCAATTTAATTCTACTCATACAATTTCCTCCATAACTATTTAAGTTTTTACAAACACAAGCATATTTTTTAATTCATTTTTTATAACTTACTTTACAGCATTATCTTTTGTTAATTTATACCTTAAATCTACAACTATAAATTTGCCTTGCAATAATCTATACATTACTATAGACTAAATTAATAATTCTATCAGTAATTTTAACAATCAAAGGCTTTTTTCCTCTCTCACTTTTAAGTTTTCTTGATTTTTCTTTTTTATGCATAAACTCAGCTTCTTTTAAAAGTTTAATATAATTTTTATATCTAGCCTCAGATATTACTCCCTCTTCAATAGCTTTTTTTACTGCACAACCGAGTTCACTACTGTGACTGCAATTTCTAAATTTACAATTTAACGCTAAGGTTTCTATATCAGAAAAAGCATTTTCTACACCATAAACTACATCCATAAGGTGAAATTCTCTCATGCCAGGAGTGTCAATAACAACTCCTAATTCAGGTATTTTAATTAGCTCCCTATAAGTTGTAGTGTGCCTTCCTCTACCATCAGCTTCCCTAATTTTTGAAATCTTCATTTTTTCATATCCCAGTAATTTATTTATAAGAGTGGACTTACCAACACCTGAAGAACCTACAAAAGCTACAGTGCACCCCTTAGGTATTCTTTTTAAAACCTCTGATATACCTTTATTATTAAAACTACTTATAACAAGTGTATCTATTCCCATTGTAACCTTTGAAACTTCTAAGCTTTTTTCACTAACATTATCACATAAATCTGCTTTAGTGAGTAAAACTACTGGTTTTGCACCACTTTCTAAAGCACTTGCTACATATCTTTCAAGTCTTCTTAAATTAAAATTATCATTAAGAGACATAGTAATAAATAGAATATCAATGTTAGCTGCTATAATCTGCTCATCCTCTTTGTTTCCACTAATTTTCCTTGAAAATTTACTATATCTTTTTAAAACAGCCTTTATTACCCCATCGCCTTTTAAGTCATCATCTCTATCTAAAACCACAAAATCTCCCACCGTTGGAAAGTCATCAATATACGTTGTATTATACATTATTTTACCTGGAATTTTAGCATTCATTATTCCCTTTTCAGTTATAACCTTATAGTAGCTTTTTAATTGGCAAACTACCCTTCCTAAATAAAAATTCTTATAAAGACTTTCAAACTCCTTTAAAGTGCTGGCCTTAAGTCCATATTCTTTTAAATTAATTTTAATCAATTTCATTCCTCCATATTAAATAATTTAGTACATAAAAATACCCTGAAACAACATACTGCTCCAAGGTTATGTGCATATTTAATATGAAACTTATAAAAAAGTATAATTATTTCCTATAAAGCCTTATAAAAAACACCTAACACTTATTAAATCCTATTTAAATAGATTTTTCCTAGGAGCAGCCATTATGAATTTTTTGTATATAAAACATCTATTATTTTTATCATAAGACACCACTCCTTCCATTAATAAGTATTAGTCGAAATCTTAATTATATAGTGAATATTTCAAAAATACTGTGTTTTAAATATACCACTTATATGCATATTAATCAATATATTTATTAAGTTATTTTCTTTATCTTTGAATCTTCTATGGCTTAATTGTTCTAATTACTAGCTAATCTATGACCTTTTTTAGAAGGCATTTCTATTACAAAATCATAGGTATAACAATCTATATTTCAAATGTTACTTATATTATCTTTTAATGAGGTTGTTTATTTACTTATTATGTAATAAATGTTATATTTATTACATAATAAAGTTATAGGTTTATTTCTGAGATATAAACCTAGTTTTATTTATATATATAAGCTTGAATAAATTAATATTATTTAAGTCTATATAAATATACAAAGGGGGCTTTACATTATGAAACTAAAAAAAGTTAAATTCTTTATACTAGCTTTTTTACTGGTTTTTTTATTGCCAAAACAAAACGTTGTTTTGGCTGAAGAAAAAAGTAAAACAACATCCTATGACATGAATATTACTTTCAATGAAGAAAAGAAAAGTTTAAATGTAAATGAATCAGTTGAATTTACAAATACCTATAATCATGAGCTTGACAATCTAGTATTTCATTTATACCCAGATTCATACAAAAGTATAGATAAAATGCCTTTGTTTTCAAATGGTTTGAGAGATAAAGCATTAGAAAAAGAAGAAATTGGTGATATAGATATAAAAAAAGTATTAGTTAACAATAAAGAAGTAAAATTTTCACAAGAAAAACAAATTCTAAAATTCTCTTTAGAAACTCCTCTTAAAGAAAATGACACTATAGAAATTTCTATAACTTTCACCTTAAAAATTCCTAAAGGCTATGGAAGACTTGGTTATAATAATGAAGTCTATTATTTATCTAATTGGTATCCAATATTATCCATGTACAACGCTAGTTCCAACTCTTGGGATGAAAATGAGTTTCACCCAGTTGGCGAATCCAATTATAGTAATGCATCAAATTACAACGTAACTTTAAACACTAATAAAAATATGGTTATAGCCTCAACTGGAGTAATTTCCTCAGAAGAAACTAAAGGCAATGTAAAATCCACTAAAATTAAAGCTGAAAATGTAAGAGATTTTACCTTTATGATGAGTGAAAAATTTAAAGTACTATCTAAAAAAGTAAATGATATAAAAGTAAATAGTTTTTACATCTCTGACCAGGATGAAAAATTAAGTACTAAAATAGAAGCTCAAAGAATGCTTGATTTTGGTGCAGATTCTATAGATTTTTTCAGTAAAACCTTCGGTAAATACCCTTACCCGGAATTTGATATAGTAGAAACTTATCTTTCTGGTGGTGCTATGGAATATCCTCAAATAATCCAAATGGGTAAGTATCCTAACTATACTAATAATAATGATTCAAAACATTTTTATTTAGACTGGAATAAAGAAGCTGTAGTCCATGAAACTGCTCATCAATGGTGGTATGCTTCTGTTGGAAACAACGAATTTAAAGAACCATTTCTTGATGAATCCCTTACAGTGTATTCAACTGCATTGTATTTCGAAAAAAAGAAGGAAAATACTCTGAAAATGCAATAGCAAACACAATAAGAGATCACTACTATTATTTAGATAAAAGCTATTCCTTTGACACAAGTGTTGATAAATTTGAAAATCAAGGTATATATACCGAAACCATTTATATAAACGCCCCTATTGTATTTGAAGATTTAAGAACTCAAGTTGGAGAGAAAACCTTTTTAAAAATAATGCAAACATATTTTAAAAACTATCTGTATAAAAATGCTTCAATTGAAGGCTTCTTAAAAGTTATAAAAGATGTTTCAGGTGAAAATACAGCAAATAATATTAAAAAAGCTATTACTTCAAAAGATTATAATCCTGAAAAACTTCAACTTACAGAAGAAGAACATAATATAATTAATAAAAATAGGTTAATTTCTCAGTTAACTCTTCAGGAAAAATCTTCAGGAATTACTATAGGAAGTTTTCTACTTAGAACCTTAAAGGGTGAAAAAATATTATTAGTAAAACCAACAAATCTAACAAAAGAAGAAAAACCTGATGTAGAAAAGTTAATTAGTTCTATAATAGATGTCTTTAAAGTGAACTATGGCATAACCCTTAATGTTAAAGAGGATAGAGCATTAACTAATAATGATATAAAAAACTATAATCTTATGCTACTAGGAAATCCTAAAAACAATGAATATATAAGAAAAAACACCGACAAAATGCCTATTTGTATAACTCCAAAAGGAATTATAACAGATAATCTAATACTAAAAGATAACCAAAGTACTGGTTTATTTATATTAGATAGTTCTAAAGATGGCGGGAAATTAAATATAGTATTATTCTGGTATAACATGAAACCTTATTTTTACTATATTCAAAACTATAATACTTTTCAGTATGTAATACATTCAAAAATGGAACTAGCATAAGTGGAACTTCGGAATACAACCATTCTTATGAATAAACGTAACTGAATTTCTGCTTATAAGATATATAAAATAATAGCTTTTGAAAACAATATGCTGTTTGTTATTCAGTATATTGTTTTCTTTGGCTAACTTGTGATTCCTATTTTTCACCAAAAGCATATATTACTGGCATATTAAAATGAAGGCAATTATCTTTTTTGAATTTATCAAGGTCATTAAAAATATCCACTTTAAACTGAACATAAGATTCAAATCCTAAGCTTTCTATTTTATCAAATATTTTTCTTACAGCGTTAGTATGCATTTCCTTCCACCACATATTTTTATCTTTATAAATAACCTTTTCCACCTCTTCATGAACCTTAATATTTTTAAATCCCGCCTCTTTTAGGATTTTTTCAACGCTTTTTACATCATCGAATTTAGGTATATCCTGATTTTTATGCTTATCCTTCACATTATCTACTTTTAAATATCTATTAATTGTATCTCCTAACCACTTTTGATCTTCCTGCACTCCCCATATACTAAAAGCTACTTGTCCTCCTGTTTTCAAGACTTTAATAACATTTTTTAGTTTATGTTTTCCTAAAAGTAAATAACCAATTCCAAAACCGCAAACAACATTATCAAAATAATCTTCTGGAAAATCTAGTTCATCAGCGTCCATTACTTTTACTTCTGCATTAACAATATTTTTAGATAAAATATCTTTATGGGTCTCCTCTATCATGACCTTAGAACTGTCTATTCCAACTACATATCCACTGCTTTTAACTTTATTTACAGAAGGAAATAAGGAGGCTCCCCTTCCAACTGCAATATCCAAAACCTTGTTGCCTTTTGTTATATTTGAATATTCAACCAATTTATAGCCAAAATCATTCCAGTATCTAGGCTCACTTTTGCCAAAATCCTCAGCTACAATATCCCATACGTTTACAATTTCTTTTACTTCATTCATGCTTCTGCCTCCATTTCTTTTAGGTCTTTTTGGGGTATTTTTGGGGACGGTTAAGTATTTTTTAACTTTATTTCCATTTCAATTATGGAATTCTCATCTTTATCAATTATCTCCACGGATACCTTGTCCACAATAATTTTAAATTCATTCCTTAATTTAACTACATCTTTATAGGCCTTTTCTAAATCCTCTTTATTTGAAAAACTTCCAATAGTCATATGAGGTACATACTGAACCCTATTAAGCCACTCAGGCCTATACTCTTTAAGGATTTCACTATATAATTTTTCATGAAGCTTAATTACATCCTTAGCCCCTACTTTTAGATTTAAAAACAAAAAGTTTCCAATTTCCTCTTCAACCTTTGTAACACCCTGTAAAACTAATTTAAAAGAATTTATTTCCTTTAAAGTATTTTTTAAATAATCCTTTAATTTTTCTTCTCTAATATCACTTACAAAGGGAAATACAAGGGTAATATGTCCTTGAACTTTTTCAAACAAAGGATCGTATTTTTTTCTAATATTATTTATTAAATCTACATTTTCAAATTCAGGAAATATCATTATGCATCTTTTTATATTTGAATTATTAACATTAATGCTTTCCATATTTTCGCCTCTCATTATATCCTCCCCTCTTTAATCCACTATTAGTTTTCTTTTTTCAAAATGGACTATTTTCAAATTGCAATCTCTTGCCATACCTAAAGCTATGTCAAAGTTTCTTCCTATATTCACTTCTGTGTGAGCGTCAGAGCCTAAAGTTATATATCTGCCGCCTAATTCATAGTACCTTTTATAAATCTTTTTAAGCTCCTTTTGTGATTTCTCATTACCAAGTCTTCTTGTGTTTAACTCTATTACTTTTTCATTTTCTATTATTTTTTCTAATATTTCATCTATAAGATACTTGTAATCCTCATAATAAAGCTCTGTATCATCGTATCTAGCATATCTTGAAATATAATCAATGTGTCCAATACTATCTACAAAATCATAAACTTCAACACACTGAAGCATAGCCTTAAGATACTCTTCATAAACCTCTTTTTTTGCCCTACCTTTGTATAAAGCCTCCTCATATACATCAATATTTCTTACGAGATGAAGAGAACCAATTACATAATCAAAATCATTTTCCTTCTGAAGCTCTCTATTCTCTTCAATACAGTCCATTCTCATACCAAGTTCTACTCCTAGAAGTACTCCTTGCTTCCTGTACTTATCGTATTTATTAAAATACTCTCCAACATCAAAAACAAACTTGTCTTTAATAGGAAATTTTAAATCCATATGTTCTGTTATAGTAACTCCAAGTTTTAATTTGTTTGCAAAATTTACCGCATCATTTATAATCATTTTCGAATCTGTTGAAAACTTAGTGTGCATATGTGTATCAAACATTTTTAATCTCCTTCTTTTCTTTGTTTTCCTTGGGGACGGTTAAGTTGTTTTTGCTATTTCCTTGGGTATTTCCTTGGGGACGGTTAACTTGTTTTTCCTATAGATCTAAGTAATTTATCTTAACCGTCCCCAAAGACAAAGGGAATTTAACTTAACCGTCCCCATCTTTTTATATTCTCGTAATTGAAGGTTTATCCTTTAAACATGTTAAAAATCTTCTTTAAATGCTTTTACAATCTTAACAATAATTTATAAAGAACTAGTAAAAATTTAAAAAACACACTGCCCATAAATTAACTGTTGCTATTAAAAGCTTTATATCCTTATAATAAATATAATATATTTATTGGGAGTGGATGAAAAGATGGATAACTTAAGACAAGAGCTAAAAAAATCCAAAAGAATTATAATTAAAATTGGAACTTCATCAATAACTTATCCTACGGGATTGTTAAATTTAAATCACATAGAAAAAATCGTAAGGCAAATTGCAGA is part of the Haloimpatiens sp. FM7315 genome and harbors:
- a CDS encoding sensor histidine kinase produces the protein MMFQNLTFKLLEFMIVPSILMSILCCISIFILYNEQLKSRDIRRYFLISLAVGMVLYTGSYMIILPILTIITVIQLKEINKDRIKILITIYGVYFLNQIYTFTYVFLEDGLKSMNYKYTIVQFVLMGSILIILCFIMKKILNNKKYNKESSPSKVRYRLILLINIVLTLFIVFIYEFTVEFIINKQKMDFIMGNVTPSILPLISIILSSSIVYYYDKSVEYRVKLKRETEEKNEIEEYAHIIENMYSQTKRFKHDYINMLSPLKEYIDNADVKGLSKFFYENVIDMDKNINWSSSNIDKLKYIKVSGVKAIFSTKLIKAASMNIDISVEIVEDIECISMNIMDLCRIIGILMDNAIEGAQECEYPKLCLVVVNKNDYVRIVIRNNFFGDKPLIHKIFKEGFSTKGTERGLGLYTVKNIIDNNYNNVFLDTSIEDNVFVQELWIKHINK
- a CDS encoding LytR/AlgR family response regulator transcription factor — its product is MLEVFICDDNAVFRGKLKQLLENTILREKLDLKITISTKDPEEILDYVKANNVTGIYFLDVDLKNEMNGIKLGEKIREIDSRGYIIFTTTHLEMSYLAFKYKVEAMDYVIKDDDDFKTRVNSCIIKAFNTYYKEGHNKDYISINTDTRIINLRFNDILFIETTGTAHKIRIHEENRQVELYGNLKDIQKKLTPNFYRCHKCYIVNKDKIEEIDKKKNKIIMTNGEECYVSFRYKRGLLL
- a CDS encoding helix-turn-helix transcriptional regulator; translation: MKNKVKELRTKKKMTQMQLADLVFVSSRTIISLEKGQYNPSIMLAYKIARAFNTTIEDLYCLQENLEKENLENENI
- a CDS encoding GNAT family N-acetyltransferase produces the protein MINMFILRTNRLVVRSTKKEDADFCMDIWLDKEMGKYLSDPPREKAGDTYLKWKEKVEIFQGCYYFVAVSKETGDYIGTCSAVPSEDKIHWDLGYAIHKKYWRQGYATEMIKALIDFCHENGAKKITAPVAKENVPSNKVMKKLNFYVEKEDTFKKTGTDIVYDEYVYRLDLQ
- a CDS encoding GNAT family N-acetyltransferase; translation: MLKLALEKCKEMNITEVLVTCNKDNIGSYKTIIANGGVLENQAFDSEDNSITNRYWIKL
- a CDS encoding GNAT family N-acetyltransferase, translating into MSRIKLVLPEVKYKEVILDYKEEFIKNKDSMDGTAGLSQCESFEQWYEAFCDNLKEETVREGLVPATTYLALDENERLVGMIDIRHRLNDYLLKTGGHIGYSVRKSERKKVMQPKC
- the rsgA gene encoding ribosome small subunit-dependent GTPase A translates to MKLIKINLKEYGLKASTLKEFESLYKNFYLGRVVCQLKSYYKVITEKGIMNAKIPGKIMYNTTYIDDFPTVGDFVVLDRDDDLKGDGVIKAVLKRYSKFSRKISGNKEDEQIIAANIDILFITMSLNDNFNLRRLERYVASALESGAKPVVLLTKADLCDNVSEKSLEVSKVTMGIDTLVISSFNNKGISEVLKRIPKGCTVAFVGSSGVGKSTLINKLLGYEKMKISKIREADGRGRHTTTYRELIKIPELGVVIDTPGMREFHLMDVVYGVENAFSDIETLALNCKFRNCSHSSELGCAVKKAIEEGVISEARYKNYIKLLKEAEFMHKKEKSRKLKSERGKKPLIVKITDRIINLVYSNV
- a CDS encoding M1 family metallopeptidase, yielding MKLKKVKFFILAFLLVFLLPKQNVVLAEEKSKTTSYDMNITFNEEKKSLNVNESVEFTNTYNHELDNLVFHLYPDSYKSIDKMPLFSNGLRDKALEKEEIGDIDIKKVLVNNKEVKFSQEKQILKFSLETPLKENDTIEISITFTLKIPKGYGRLGYNNEVYYLSNWYPILSMYNASSNSWDENEFHPVGESNYSNASNYNVTLNTNKNMVIASTGVISSEETKGNVKSTKIKAENVRDFTFMMSEKFKVLSKKVNDIKVNSFYISDQDEKLSTKIEAQRMLDFGADSIDFFSKTFGKYPYPEFDIVETYLSGGAMEYPQIIQMGKYPNYTNNNDSKHFYLDWNKEAVVHETAHQWWYASVGNNEFKEPFLDESLTVYSTALYFEKKKENTLKMQ
- a CDS encoding class I SAM-dependent methyltransferase, producing MNEVKEIVNVWDIVAEDFGKSEPRYWNDFGYKLVEYSNITKGNKVLDIAVGRGASLFPSVNKVKSSGYVVGIDSSKVMIEETHKDILSKNIVNAEVKVMDADELDFPEDYFDNVVCGFGIGYLLLGKHKLKNVIKVLKTGGQVAFSIWGVQEDQKWLGDTINRYLKVDNVKDKHKNQDIPKFDDVKSVEKILKEAGFKNIKVHEEVEKVIYKDKNMWWKEMHTNAVRKIFDKIESLGFESYVQFKVDIFNDLDKFKKDNCLHFNMPVIYAFGEK
- a CDS encoding 2'-5' RNA ligase family protein, encoding MRGENMESINVNNSNIKRCIMIFPEFENVDLINNIRKKYDPLFEKVQGHITLVFPFVSDIREEKLKDYLKNTLKEINSFKLVLQGVTKVEEEIGNFLFLNLKVGAKDVIKLHEKLYSEILKEYRPEWLNRVQYVPHMTIGSFSNKEDLEKAYKDVVKLRNEFKIIVDKVSVEIIDKDENSIIEMEIKLKNT
- a CDS encoding histidinol phosphate phosphatase; protein product: MFDTHMHTKFSTDSKMIINDAVNFANKLKLGVTITEHMDLKFPIKDKFVFDVGEYFNKYDKYRKQGVLLGVELGMRMDCIEENRELQKENDFDYVIGSLHLVRNIDVYEEALYKGRAKKEVYEEYLKAMLQCVEVYDFVDSIGHIDYISRYARYDDTELYYEDYKYLIDEILEKIIENEKVIELNTRRLGNEKSQKELKKIYKRYYELGGRYITLGSDAHTEVNIGRNFDIALGMARDCNLKIVHFEKRKLIVD